Proteins from a genomic interval of Streptomyces sp. NBC_00820:
- a CDS encoding SDR family oxidoreductase, translating into MIVVTGATGKIGRTLVPLLVEAGQDVVAVSRHPRPEEFPAGVRHARADIGNGASMRPVLDGADALFLLLGGELNGRGESPDVLIGAAEEAGVKRIVLLSSQINSTRPAALSHTRLRDFESAVRASGADFTILRPGAFASNALAWAEPVRTRRRIFAPFGDVALPVVDAADIAAVAAAALHEEGHEGRTYELTGPEAISPRRQAAAISRALGEEVAFVELSREEAHAEMARFMPDDIVDGTLDVIGEPLPVEQAISPDVQTVLRRPARPFDDWVARHLPAFR; encoded by the coding sequence ATGATCGTGGTGACCGGCGCGACCGGCAAGATCGGACGTACCCTGGTGCCCCTCCTCGTCGAGGCGGGGCAGGACGTCGTGGCCGTCTCGCGGCATCCACGGCCCGAGGAGTTCCCGGCCGGCGTCCGGCACGCCCGGGCGGACATCGGGAACGGTGCGAGCATGCGGCCCGTCCTCGACGGCGCCGACGCCTTATTCCTCCTGCTGGGCGGCGAGCTCAACGGCCGAGGCGAAAGCCCGGACGTCCTGATCGGCGCCGCAGAGGAGGCCGGGGTCAAGCGGATCGTCCTGCTCTCCTCCCAGATCAACTCCACCCGCCCCGCAGCCCTTTCGCACACCCGCCTGCGCGACTTCGAGAGCGCTGTGCGTGCCTCCGGGGCGGACTTCACGATCCTGCGCCCGGGCGCGTTCGCCTCCAACGCCCTCGCCTGGGCCGAGCCGGTCCGTACCCGGCGCAGGATCTTCGCCCCGTTCGGCGACGTGGCCCTGCCGGTCGTCGACGCGGCCGACATCGCCGCAGTCGCCGCGGCCGCACTGCACGAAGAAGGGCACGAGGGCCGTACGTACGAACTGACCGGCCCCGAGGCCATCAGCCCGCGCCGACAGGCCGCGGCGATCTCCCGGGCCCTGGGCGAGGAGGTCGCCTTCGTGGAACTGTCCCGCGAGGAGGCACACGCGGAGATGGCGCGGTTCATGCCCGACGACATCGTCGACGGCACCCTGGACGTCATCGGGGAGCCGCTGCCGGTCGAGCAGGCGATCAGCCCTGACGTGCAGACGGTCCTCCGCCGCCCTGCCAGGCCCTTCGACGACTGGGTCGCGCGCCACCTGCCGGCCTTTCGGTAG
- a CDS encoding transposase codes for MLRSAPQSWIIAVRTPDLPRLHAFATGLEEDQGAVLQGLSTRWNSGPVEGCVNHIKMVKRQMLGRAKLPLLRKRVLLTAAANR; via the coding sequence ATGCTCCGGTCAGCACCTCAAAGCTGGATCATCGCCGTCCGCACCCCGGACCTGCCCCGCCTGCATGCCTTCGCCACCGGCCTGGAGGAAGACCAGGGTGCCGTGCTCCAAGGCCTGAGCACACGCTGGAACTCCGGACCCGTCGAGGGATGCGTCAATCACATCAAGATGGTCAAACGCCAGATGCTCGGACGAGCCAAGCTCCCCCTGCTCCGCAAACGCGTCCTTCTCACGGCCGCAGCAAACAGGTGA
- a CDS encoding RNA polymerase sigma-70 factor has protein sequence MVDARDEQDPYIEHRRLLFATAYRMLGSVTDAEDVLQDTWLSWSTADREAIRHPKAYLVRTVTNLSLNRLTSARATRETYVGPWLPEPLLTSPDIAAETELADSVSTAMMVVLETLSPVERAVFLLREVFDYSHADIAETLERPEPTVRQIAHRAREHVQARRHRFDADQTQRRLVTAQFMDACAGGDLNAVMELLAPEVTAWSDGGGKVTAARRPLHGTDHVARWIVGFLAKPELAALTMEPAIINGELGVLATLGGHTVGALSFDLVDGRIQNLRFQVNPEKLSGLIPDNSLALP, from the coding sequence ATGGTCGACGCCAGGGACGAGCAGGACCCGTACATCGAACACCGCAGGCTGCTGTTCGCCACCGCCTACCGCATGCTGGGCAGCGTCACCGACGCCGAGGACGTCCTTCAGGACACCTGGCTGAGCTGGAGCACCGCGGACCGCGAAGCGATCCGCCACCCCAAGGCCTACCTGGTGCGCACGGTCACCAACCTCTCGTTGAACCGCCTCACCTCCGCACGGGCAACCCGCGAAACCTACGTCGGGCCGTGGCTCCCCGAGCCCCTGCTGACCTCCCCCGACATCGCAGCGGAGACCGAATTGGCCGACAGCGTCTCCACCGCGATGATGGTCGTCCTGGAAACCCTCAGCCCCGTCGAACGCGCCGTCTTCCTGCTCCGCGAGGTCTTCGACTACTCGCACGCCGACATCGCCGAGACCCTCGAACGCCCCGAGCCGACAGTCCGCCAGATCGCTCACCGCGCACGCGAGCACGTCCAGGCCCGCCGCCATCGCTTCGACGCCGACCAGACCCAGCGCCGGCTGGTCACCGCCCAGTTCATGGACGCTTGCGCGGGGGGCGACCTGAACGCCGTCATGGAGCTGCTCGCCCCCGAGGTCACCGCTTGGTCCGACGGCGGCGGAAAGGTCACCGCTGCCCGCCGCCCGCTTCACGGCACCGACCACGTCGCGCGCTGGATCGTGGGTTTCCTGGCCAAGCCCGAACTGGCGGCCCTGACCATGGAGCCAGCCATCATCAACGGCGAGCTCGGCGTCCTGGCCACCCTCGGCGGACACACCGTCGGCGCCCTCTCGTTCGACCTCGTCGACGGCCGCATCCAAAACCTGCGCTTCCAGGTCAACCCCGAGAAGCTCAGCGGCCTGATCCCCGACAACAGCTTGGCACTGCCCTGA
- a CDS encoding nuclear transport factor 2 family protein produces MVEELLRRIGEGDPERIAELYAEQSDWKLDWPEAEHGRTGTPWIRRRSTRADVAAHYRELAEYHVPEHVATEVERILVDGSDAVVLGEIRQTARPTGRAYQARFALHLTVEDGLVTRHRVYEDSLAVAQAFEAEDQ; encoded by the coding sequence GTGGTTGAGGAGTTGCTGCGCAGAATCGGCGAGGGCGACCCTGAGCGCATCGCCGAGCTGTATGCCGAGCAGAGCGATTGGAAGCTCGACTGGCCGGAGGCCGAGCACGGCCGTACTGGCACGCCGTGGATCCGTCGCCGGTCCACGCGGGCCGACGTGGCCGCCCACTATCGAGAGCTTGCCGAGTACCACGTGCCGGAGCATGTGGCGACGGAGGTCGAGCGCATTCTTGTCGACGGAAGCGACGCGGTCGTGCTCGGCGAGATCCGACAGACCGCCCGGCCCACCGGACGTGCATATCAGGCGCGGTTCGCTCTGCATCTCACCGTCGAAGACGGCCTTGTCACCCGGCACCGTGTCTACGAGGACAGCCTGGCCGTCGCCCAGGCATTCGAGGCCGAGGACCAGTGA
- a CDS encoding DUF4240 domain-containing protein, whose protein sequence is MNEDAFWQLIEDCRPAETDPDGELLAVTLTERHAQSPLALVIGFAEQLSWALYRLDRKEYGHNLSDDAFLYTRAAVVAAGRTEFDNVLQDPAAFTPYAIDLIWAEPLLYAPDRAYERITGEEWDRDTRYSYESCANTEGWAD, encoded by the coding sequence ATGAACGAAGACGCCTTCTGGCAGCTCATCGAGGACTGCAGGCCCGCGGAGACTGACCCGGACGGCGAACTCCTTGCAGTCACGCTCACCGAGCGGCATGCCCAGTCCCCGTTGGCGCTGGTCATCGGCTTTGCCGAACAACTGTCATGGGCGCTCTACCGGCTGGACCGCAAGGAATACGGACACAACCTGTCCGACGACGCCTTCCTCTACACCCGTGCCGCGGTCGTCGCCGCCGGCCGCACCGAATTCGACAACGTCCTCCAGGACCCTGCAGCTTTCACTCCTTACGCCATCGACCTCATCTGGGCCGAGCCCCTGCTCTACGCACCAGACCGGGCGTACGAACGCATCACCGGGGAGGAGTGGGACCGCGATACCCGCTACTCCTACGAATCCTGCGCCAACACCGAGGGCTGGGCTGATTGA
- a CDS encoding TetR/AcrR family transcriptional regulator, which yields MTNSANSRARSADKRRRLTTEAARVLHEQGVERTTLADIARAADVPVGNVYYYFKTKDELVLAALSEHRAHLDELIGRLDQLPAPVDRLKGLIEAWVDQREVAARHGCPTGTLAVELDKRADGTLDAEAGTAIRHLLDWTEYQFRAMGLPEPDDLAVTLVSAYQGMSLLANALRDPDIMARQGARLLRWLTSLATPGRPADPARQAPGH from the coding sequence GTGACCAACTCAGCGAATTCCCGGGCGCGTTCGGCAGACAAGCGCCGACGGCTGACGACCGAGGCCGCCCGGGTGCTGCACGAACAGGGCGTCGAGCGCACCACTCTGGCGGACATCGCGCGCGCGGCCGACGTTCCCGTCGGGAACGTCTACTACTACTTCAAGACCAAGGACGAGTTGGTCCTGGCCGCGCTCTCCGAGCACCGGGCGCACCTGGACGAACTCATCGGCCGACTCGACCAGTTGCCCGCCCCGGTCGATCGTCTCAAGGGGCTGATCGAAGCCTGGGTAGACCAGCGGGAGGTCGCCGCCCGCCACGGCTGTCCCACCGGCACCCTCGCCGTCGAACTCGACAAGCGTGCCGACGGCACCCTCGACGCGGAGGCCGGTACGGCGATCCGGCACCTTCTGGACTGGACCGAATACCAGTTCCGCGCCATGGGCCTGCCCGAACCGGACGACCTCGCCGTTACCCTCGTCTCCGCCTATCAGGGCATGTCGCTCCTGGCCAACGCCCTGCGCGACCCCGACATCATGGCCCGCCAAGGAGCCCGCCTCCTGCGCTGGCTCACCTCCCTGGCGACTCCCGGCCGGCCCGCGGACCCCGCTCGGCAGGCGCCGGGACACTGA
- a CDS encoding MarR family winged helix-turn-helix transcriptional regulator, producing the protein MTQATPTPAQSTGGFDFPLVRRTGYLLNKAGAILMEDAERALAEQGMRLRYFYVLAALESDLSLSQQDLSRLLHLDPTTMVALVDEMERAGQVERRRNPSDRRRYILRLTDEGRAALERAGRAVDAVERDFLAAVPVEDRERLRALLGDLLADRWPRVIACE; encoded by the coding sequence ATGACACAGGCGACGCCCACCCCGGCGCAGTCCACCGGCGGCTTCGACTTCCCTCTCGTCCGCAGAACCGGTTATCTGCTGAACAAGGCCGGGGCGATCCTCATGGAGGACGCGGAGCGCGCCCTCGCGGAGCAGGGCATGCGGCTGCGCTACTTCTACGTACTCGCCGCGCTGGAAAGCGATCTGAGCCTGTCCCAGCAGGATCTGAGCCGGCTGCTCCACCTCGACCCCACGACCATGGTGGCCCTCGTCGACGAGATGGAGCGGGCCGGCCAGGTGGAGCGGCGGCGTAACCCGTCGGACCGCAGGCGCTACATCCTGCGCCTGACGGACGAGGGCCGGGCGGCGCTGGAGCGCGCGGGGCGCGCCGTTGACGCGGTGGAGCGGGACTTCCTCGCGGCCGTACCCGTGGAGGACCGCGAGCGGCTGCGGGCCCTCCTCGGCGATCTGCTCGCCGACCGCTGGCCCCGCGTGATCGCCTGCGAGTGA
- a CDS encoding DUF6959 family protein, with product MERIEAELFTDPGNDAVVRLPPRHFPGVLIQGDSLSIIRGDVAEIVEACAQGNVDDAHEAATILLANFDELLARYESALEAHDIKRPY from the coding sequence ATGGAGCGCATTGAGGCTGAGCTGTTCACGGATCCAGGCAACGACGCGGTTGTCCGCCTGCCACCACGTCACTTCCCGGGCGTGCTGATCCAGGGGGACTCGCTGTCGATCATCCGCGGCGACGTTGCTGAAATCGTGGAAGCCTGCGCCCAGGGCAACGTCGATGACGCGCACGAGGCTGCCACCATCCTGCTGGCCAACTTCGACGAGTTGCTGGCCCGCTACGAAAGCGCGCTGGAGGCTCACGACATCAAGCGCCCCTACTGA
- the fabG gene encoding 3-oxoacyl-ACP reductase FabG — MGRSVMVTGGNRGIGLAVATALAADGDRVAVTHRDTEPPDGLLGVRAEMTDPASIDAAFEKAEAAHGPVEVLVVNAGITRDTLFLRMDEQDFTDVVDVNLHGAFRTVRRAVRGMVRARWGRIILMSSMTYAYGAPGQVNYAAAKAGMLGMARSLAWELGPRNITVNVVAPGLIDTAMSREITDRRRDHLLAITPLGRAGETADVAAAVRYLAGESGRFVTGAVLPVSGGLGLGG; from the coding sequence ATGGGACGCTCGGTCATGGTCACCGGCGGCAACCGCGGCATCGGACTCGCCGTGGCAACCGCCCTGGCAGCGGACGGCGACCGCGTCGCCGTCACCCACCGCGACACCGAACCGCCCGACGGACTGCTCGGCGTCCGCGCGGAGATGACGGACCCGGCGAGCATCGACGCGGCCTTCGAGAAGGCCGAGGCCGCACACGGGCCGGTCGAAGTACTCGTCGTCAACGCGGGCATCACCCGGGACACGCTGTTCCTGCGCATGGACGAGCAGGACTTCACCGACGTCGTCGACGTCAATCTGCACGGCGCCTTCCGTACCGTCCGCCGCGCGGTGCGCGGCATGGTGCGGGCACGCTGGGGGCGGATCATCCTGATGTCGTCCATGACCTATGCGTACGGGGCGCCCGGACAGGTCAACTACGCGGCGGCGAAAGCCGGAATGCTCGGCATGGCCCGCTCGCTCGCCTGGGAACTCGGCCCCCGGAACATCACGGTCAACGTCGTCGCGCCCGGCCTGATCGACACGGCCATGAGCCGCGAGATCACCGACCGCCGGCGCGACCACCTACTGGCCATCACGCCACTCGGCCGCGCCGGGGAGACGGCCGACGTCGCCGCCGCCGTGCGCTACCTCGCCGGTGAGTCGGGCCGCTTCGTCACCGGAGCGGTCCTGCCGGTCAGCGGCGGCCTGGGCCTGGGCGGCTGA
- a CDS encoding NAD(P)/FAD-dependent oxidoreductase, whose amino-acid sequence MNNGHHIVVLGAGYTGLFSAIRLAHRTRRTGVKITLVNPSSRFVERLRMHQFAAGQELADHQIPDLLAGTGVTFVQGTATAIDPEARQITVDGAETLGYDTLVYALGSSTDTGKVPGADTHAFTLNNPEIAGRFAARLTEVAASGGTVTVCGGGLTGIEAATEIAESHPGLDVTLISLDEPGGMMGAKARAYLYGALGRLGVTLETGARVTKVLPDAVELADGRLVRTDACLWTTGVKVSPLAAAAGITTDDRGLILVDATLRSVSHPEIHAIGDAAAVRLAWGQIHGTCQSGLPTAQYTADTIARLVRGKAVKPFRFGYFHQPVSLGRRDAVIQFTKADDTPRRMHLTGRSAVAYKEMVSASPLMTYRFSKHMNVTTIVSKGGRATREPAA is encoded by the coding sequence ATGAACAACGGCCACCACATCGTCGTCCTCGGCGCCGGCTACACGGGCTTGTTCAGCGCCATCCGGCTGGCCCACCGCACTCGCCGGACCGGTGTGAAGATCACCCTGGTCAACCCCTCGAGCCGCTTCGTCGAGCGGCTGCGGATGCACCAGTTCGCCGCCGGGCAGGAGCTGGCCGACCATCAGATCCCCGACCTGCTCGCCGGGACCGGCGTCACGTTCGTCCAGGGCACCGCCACCGCCATCGACCCCGAGGCCCGGCAGATCACCGTCGACGGCGCCGAGACCCTCGGCTACGACACGCTCGTCTACGCGCTGGGCAGCTCGACCGACACCGGCAAGGTCCCCGGCGCCGACACCCACGCGTTCACCCTCAACAACCCGGAGATCGCCGGTCGGTTTGCCGCGCGGCTCACCGAGGTCGCCGCGTCCGGCGGCACGGTCACCGTCTGTGGCGGCGGCCTGACCGGCATCGAGGCGGCCACCGAGATCGCCGAGAGCCACCCCGGCCTGGACGTCACGCTGATCAGCCTGGACGAGCCCGGCGGCATGATGGGTGCCAAGGCTCGGGCCTACCTCTACGGCGCACTGGGCCGCCTCGGCGTCACTCTTGAAACCGGCGCCCGCGTCACCAAGGTGCTGCCCGACGCCGTCGAACTGGCCGACGGCCGGCTCGTCCGCACCGACGCCTGCCTGTGGACCACTGGCGTCAAGGTGTCGCCGCTCGCCGCTGCCGCCGGGATCACCACCGACGACCGCGGCCTCATCCTGGTCGACGCCACCCTGCGTTCGGTTTCCCACCCGGAGATCCACGCCATCGGCGACGCCGCCGCCGTCCGTTTGGCCTGGGGACAGATCCACGGCACCTGCCAGAGCGGCCTGCCCACCGCCCAGTACACCGCCGACACCATCGCGCGGCTCGTGCGCGGCAAGGCGGTCAAGCCGTTCCGCTTCGGCTACTTCCACCAGCCGGTCAGCCTCGGCCGCCGTGATGCCGTCATCCAGTTCACCAAGGCCGACGACACCCCCCGCCGCATGCACCTCACCGGCCGCAGCGCCGTCGCGTACAAGGAGATGGTCAGCGCCAGCCCGCTCATGACCTACCGATTCAGCAAGCACATGAACGTCACCACCATCGTCTCCAAGGGCGGCCGCGCCACCCGCGAGCCCGCGGCATGA
- a CDS encoding MFS transporter: MSERTTPTSGRGWTLAVVCVATFMLLLDLTVVNVALPDIRDAFDASFTSLQWVLDAYALGLAAVLLTAGSLADRLGRKRVFNVGFVVFVLASLACGLANDAVMLSVSRGVQGLGGAVLFAVGPALIGQEFQGKDRGKAFGIFGGVVGLSIAFGPLIGGALTDGLSWRWIFLVNVPVGLIALAVSGLRMRESRAESAVAVDWWGMVLFTGALTLLVLALLRGEAEGWGSAPIVGMFASSAVLLVVFALVERHRGERAMFQLALFRNMTFNGVSVVTLVCAAATMSAIFLLVSYVQNVLAFSPWQTGLRFLPLTGTLFVAAAVAGSLTTRVPQRLLMGTSLALIALGLGLVALIGPDTAWTALLPSMFGIGLGMGLFNPPRASLSIAVVEPAKAGMASGINETFQQVGVAIGIAGFGAAFQSRVSDLFATSDVGRQLGSSAHEFGDAVAAGGGAEAIGRAPAAMAPALQAAARTAFVDGLTDVMFVCAAVAVVGSLVGFLFIRTRDLHESARGDVVNTPDSQGIAGGAGVEGLSAAESVRSGGER, encoded by the coding sequence ATGTCCGAACGAACGACACCGACCAGCGGGCGGGGTTGGACCCTGGCCGTGGTGTGCGTGGCCACGTTCATGCTGCTGCTCGACCTCACCGTGGTGAATGTGGCGCTGCCTGACATCAGGGACGCGTTCGACGCCAGCTTCACCTCACTCCAATGGGTGCTCGACGCGTACGCCCTCGGGCTCGCGGCGGTGCTCCTGACGGCCGGATCGCTGGCGGACCGCCTGGGCCGCAAACGCGTCTTCAACGTGGGCTTCGTCGTCTTCGTGCTCGCGTCACTGGCCTGCGGCCTCGCGAACGACGCCGTCATGCTGTCCGTGTCCCGGGGGGTCCAAGGCCTCGGCGGGGCCGTGCTGTTCGCCGTCGGCCCGGCGCTGATCGGGCAGGAGTTCCAGGGCAAGGACCGGGGCAAGGCCTTCGGGATCTTCGGCGGTGTGGTCGGGCTGTCCATCGCCTTCGGCCCGCTCATCGGGGGCGCGCTCACCGACGGGCTGAGCTGGCGCTGGATCTTCCTGGTGAACGTCCCGGTCGGGCTGATCGCCCTGGCCGTGAGCGGACTGCGGATGCGTGAGTCCCGCGCCGAGTCGGCCGTCGCCGTCGACTGGTGGGGCATGGTGCTCTTCACCGGTGCGCTGACGCTTCTCGTCCTCGCGCTGCTGCGAGGCGAGGCCGAGGGGTGGGGCAGCGCGCCCATCGTCGGCATGTTCGCGTCCTCCGCGGTTCTCCTCGTCGTGTTCGCCCTCGTGGAGCGGCACCGCGGCGAACGGGCCATGTTCCAGCTCGCGTTGTTCCGGAACATGACCTTCAACGGTGTGTCGGTCGTGACCCTGGTGTGCGCCGCCGCGACGATGTCGGCGATCTTCCTCCTCGTGTCGTACGTGCAGAACGTGCTGGCGTTCTCGCCCTGGCAGACCGGACTGCGGTTCCTTCCTCTGACCGGGACGCTGTTCGTCGCCGCCGCGGTCGCGGGTTCGCTGACCACGCGCGTGCCGCAGCGGCTGCTGATGGGGACCTCCCTCGCGCTCATCGCGCTCGGCCTCGGTCTCGTCGCGCTCATCGGTCCGGACACCGCCTGGACCGCGCTGCTGCCGAGCATGTTCGGCATCGGCCTCGGCATGGGGCTGTTCAACCCGCCGCGTGCGTCACTGTCCATCGCCGTCGTCGAGCCGGCCAAGGCGGGCATGGCCTCCGGGATCAACGAGACGTTCCAGCAGGTGGGTGTCGCGATCGGGATCGCCGGGTTCGGTGCGGCGTTCCAGAGCCGGGTGAGTGACCTGTTCGCGACGTCCGACGTCGGTCGCCAACTCGGCTCCTCCGCACATGAGTTCGGCGATGCCGTGGCGGCCGGTGGCGGCGCGGAGGCCATCGGCCGGGCGCCCGCGGCGATGGCCCCCGCGCTCCAGGCGGCGGCCCGTACCGCCTTCGTGGACGGACTGACCGACGTGATGTTCGTGTGCGCGGCCGTCGCCGTCGTCGGCTCGCTCGTGGGCTTCCTCTTCATCCGCACGCGGGACCTGCACGAGAGCGCCCGGGGCGATGTCGTGAACACCCCGGACTCGCAAGGCATCGCAGGCGGCGCGGGCGTCGAGGGGCTTTCCGCGGCGGAGTCCGTGCGCTCCGGCGGGGAGCGGTAG
- a CDS encoding alpha/beta hydrolase: MPSAVLVHGLYHQPEHFSRVAEGLRAAGVDVVAPELHRGSLAADTAAVQAAVDRLAEPPLVLGHSYGGSVITGLCGVGRLVYLAAFVPDAGESAAGLGGASSQLKSAIEPQHDGSTRLDPNRAVDALYADCPEHLAAWAVGLLRAQAAGCGRGVPERQSWKHAPSVYAVCTKDRAIDPELQRVMAARCDSVREWETGHSPFVGRPELVIDLTLELLGASGTPGWADRGVAATRRGH, encoded by the coding sequence GTGCCCAGCGCAGTCTTGGTTCATGGTCTTTATCACCAGCCTGAGCACTTCAGCCGGGTTGCCGAGGGCTTGCGAGCGGCAGGCGTGGACGTGGTCGCTCCCGAACTGCACAGGGGCTCTTTGGCTGCGGATACGGCGGCGGTGCAGGCCGCCGTTGACCGACTGGCGGAGCCTCCCTTGGTTCTGGGCCACTCCTACGGAGGGTCGGTGATCACTGGCCTGTGCGGAGTCGGGCGTCTGGTGTACCTGGCGGCCTTCGTACCGGATGCGGGGGAGAGTGCGGCGGGCTTGGGCGGCGCATCCAGCCAGTTGAAATCCGCCATCGAGCCGCAGCACGACGGTTCTACGCGCCTTGACCCAAACCGCGCCGTGGATGCGCTGTATGCAGATTGCCCTGAGCACCTGGCCGCTTGGGCAGTGGGACTACTACGCGCCCAGGCCGCCGGCTGCGGGCGAGGAGTCCCGGAACGCCAGAGCTGGAAACATGCCCCTTCCGTCTACGCCGTCTGCACGAAGGACCGAGCCATCGATCCCGAACTCCAACGGGTCATGGCCGCGCGCTGCGACTCCGTCCGCGAGTGGGAGACGGGGCACTCTCCGTTTGTGGGTCGGCCGGAGCTGGTCATCGACCTGACCCTGGAACTGCTCGGCGCCTCGGGCACTCCGGGCTGGGCGGACCGGGGTGTCGCAGCCACTCGTCGCGGTCATTGA
- a CDS encoding AAA family ATPase, with protein MGNTSTPAPTSTPAPDVPQRGLHLAISGTYSSGKSTTTETLSMATGIPRTHALTSREILLDLVPGKQVQELSAMELTMLGLRRLEERIHNESGEGPFISDGSVIHEWIYGEARMRVGINPGANLFVRTAKNVAGLPVKRFYRQYMDAYGAVAKARAKRIYDAYVHLPVEFEMKADGHRPVSEPFRKMSDELLIETLEELEIPYHVVGGSVRERVERIVEIFGLPLVMPLDEAIERAGAKVREATSVLEQDSRFHDAQRVKSLRRRISYAMRF; from the coding sequence ATGGGGAACACGAGTACCCCCGCCCCGACGAGCACGCCCGCCCCCGACGTCCCGCAGCGCGGTCTGCACCTGGCGATCTCGGGAACCTACTCCAGCGGCAAGAGCACCACGACCGAGACCCTGTCGATGGCGACGGGCATCCCTCGCACTCACGCGCTGACCTCGCGCGAGATCCTCCTCGACCTCGTCCCGGGCAAGCAGGTCCAGGAACTGAGCGCCATGGAGCTGACGATGCTCGGCCTGCGCCGGCTCGAGGAGCGGATCCACAACGAGTCGGGCGAGGGGCCGTTCATCTCCGACGGCTCCGTGATCCACGAGTGGATCTACGGTGAGGCCCGCATGCGGGTCGGCATCAACCCCGGCGCCAACCTGTTCGTGCGCACGGCGAAGAACGTCGCCGGACTGCCGGTCAAGCGGTTCTACCGCCAGTACATGGACGCGTACGGCGCCGTCGCCAAGGCGCGCGCCAAGCGGATCTACGACGCCTACGTGCATCTGCCGGTCGAGTTCGAGATGAAGGCCGACGGCCACCGGCCCGTCTCCGAACCCTTCCGCAAGATGTCCGACGAGCTGCTGATCGAGACCCTGGAGGAGCTGGAGATCCCGTACCACGTGGTGGGCGGAAGTGTCCGCGAGCGCGTGGAGCGAATCGTCGAGATATTCGGCCTGCCCCTGGTGATGCCGCTCGACGAGGCGATCGAGCGGGCAGGCGCGAAGGTGCGCGAGGCCACCAGCGTCCTGGAGCAGGACTCCCGCTTCCACGACGCCCAGCGGGTCAAGTCCCTGCGGCGGCGCATCTCGTACGCGATGCGCTTCTGA
- a CDS encoding AvrD family protein — protein MNSIENGKGSSELLYASLESCLGSGSSRFFGSGYKRVTQTLTDITTDGSPRPGALVTARGTLTYPRDWSRKSGTGDLRPHLSSIDALVLAANLAEVHLARAFGLSPAERRRIWLRHADVRAGSSPHEELADFPVQGRLVTVEGPSAQDSTLASTFECRVGRLKVRCTLVHEQGDAAGEPARYSDEKQALGPAHARHYGKGYKRREQRAEHVRVDLDRQEVRVLRHVVAEGAEAAPHTCGAEAAYGPSVSLVDAIVGVAQLAQILLYAQDGLARGDSDTLWMRRFVMNARTPVRPLGRSFVPTVRTASSRLLPMGDALWRTAELAIDDFAGIGGRCWLAHRLPAAA, from the coding sequence ATGAACTCCATAGAGAACGGTAAGGGCAGCAGCGAGTTACTCTACGCATCTCTGGAAAGCTGCCTCGGGTCGGGCAGCTCGCGCTTTTTCGGAAGCGGATACAAGCGCGTCACTCAGACCCTCACGGACATCACCACTGACGGGAGCCCCCGGCCGGGCGCGCTCGTCACCGCGCGCGGCACGCTGACGTACCCGCGCGACTGGTCCCGCAAATCGGGCACCGGCGATCTGAGGCCGCACCTGAGCAGCATCGACGCGTTGGTGCTCGCCGCCAATCTGGCGGAGGTGCACCTCGCCCGGGCCTTCGGTCTGAGCCCGGCCGAGCGGCGCAGGATCTGGCTGCGTCACGCCGACGTACGGGCCGGGAGCAGCCCCCATGAGGAGCTGGCGGACTTTCCCGTACAGGGCAGGCTCGTCACCGTCGAAGGACCGTCCGCGCAGGACTCGACCCTGGCCAGTACGTTCGAGTGCCGGGTCGGGCGGCTGAAGGTCCGCTGCACACTCGTGCACGAACAGGGCGACGCGGCAGGGGAGCCGGCCAGGTACTCCGACGAGAAACAGGCTCTCGGCCCCGCGCACGCGCGTCACTACGGCAAGGGCTACAAGCGGCGCGAGCAGCGCGCCGAACACGTTCGCGTCGACCTGGACCGGCAAGAGGTCCGCGTGCTGCGGCACGTCGTCGCCGAGGGCGCGGAGGCGGCCCCGCACACCTGCGGAGCCGAAGCGGCGTACGGGCCGTCGGTCTCGCTGGTCGACGCGATCGTGGGCGTGGCCCAGCTCGCCCAGATCCTGCTCTACGCACAGGACGGCCTGGCGCGGGGCGACAGCGACACCCTGTGGATGCGGCGCTTCGTCATGAACGCGCGCACGCCGGTGCGCCCCCTGGGGCGCAGCTTCGTGCCGACGGTGCGCACCGCGAGCAGCCGGCTCCTGCCCATGGGCGACGCGCTATGGCGCACCGCGGAACTGGCGATCGACGACTTCGCCGGGATCGGCGGACGCTGCTGGCTGGCCCACCGCCTGCCCGCCGCCGCGTAA